In Clostridium thermosuccinogenes, the genomic stretch AGTGTATTTTTTAAATATCCTCCGGAAATAAGGAAAATTATTTATACTACCAATGCAATTGAAAACTTCAATCGACAACTTCGGAAAGTTACAAAGACTTCGTAGTTTAATCGGAATTCTCAAATATGTATTGACTATGATGTAAACGAATGATAGAGTTAAAAACAACTGGGATACAAAAAAATCAGGTATCCCAGCGCTAAAAAATATATTAACCTTGAGTTTACACAAAATTTATGACACTACATAGAAAGCCAATTTACAGCATATACATTTTTGCGTTGCCCTGCAACAAGTTTTATTATGTCGTCAGCAAGAATTGCGTCATCAACACTAAGTGAGTCAAGTAGTGTTGTATGTTCAAGCGATAGTAGCTTTGTATTATTTTCAAAGTCATCAAGTAAGATATAGCTAATGGAGATATGTGGTACATCAGCTATACCTTCAAGGGTTTCTATTGATAATTTATACACACCTCGCCCAATTTGATTCACAAACACAGTTGTAATATCTAATTTTTCTGTAAGTTTAGCTTGTGGAAGTTTTAGCTTTATACGTACATTTTGGATATCGTTTCCCAGTGCTGAACAGTTTATATTGCATCATCCCATAGCTATGTTATAAAGCTAATAGCATATCTTAAAATATCCTATAAGATTTACATAAAACTATTGATTGTGTATTAACAAATTTTATACTATTATGATAAAAATAGCTAAAATCATACAATTATCAAAGGAGAGTCTTTATGGAACAGTTTACAATGTATGAAAGAGAAGAAGTTGAATGTTCTGGATCTTTTAGTAAGTTGCTTGGTTGTAAAGTTACTATAATTTCTGATGATGAGGATGATTATGTAACGGATGCATATATAGCAGATGTATCTGGTGAAAAATTAGTGGTAAAAGGAACCCATAAATGCTATGGAAAAGAGTGGGAATATTGTGTTGCACATTCAATAAATGATCCAGAAATTATTATTTACAAATCTAAAATATAATAAATTGGTATCAATTCTAGTTTTAAAAGTGAATTCCGTCTAACTACATAAAAATTGGCAGAGTGTTTCTGCCCCGGATAAATGTCCCGGAGTTGCTCAAGTTGCGTGACCGTTTGCACGTATGCTAATATCTTCCTGGAAGAAAAAAAGGAGGATATGATAAGAGCTTTGAATATATATGTTAAGTGTTCCAGCACCTAACCCTCAAAGCCCTTTAACACATTTGTAATATGATAATAGCATATCTGGGGCGGAATGTTAAGGAGTATCGCAGAAATTGTTTAAAATTTTTGGAAAGGCTGGAGTTGATATGCCCGAAATGCGGCGGGAAAACAACCTTTCATGACAGATATGCACGTCATGTGCATATGGGCGAGGAAATTGAATGGATTAACATATTCCGTGTAATCTGTAGCAAGTGTGGGAAGACACATGCAATCATACCGGATTTCATCAGGCCGTATAAGCATTACTCGGCTTGTGATAGCGAGCTGGTCCTTCGGGACCAGGAGGACGGTATACCTCTTGAGGAGATTGAGACTGCCGCCAGCATATCCACATTAAGGCGGTGGGTAGAAGAATTCAGGCAACGGGGGCGGCAAGCTGCAGGAGCATTAAGAGCTATACTGTACAGGTATTATGGCAAGTTTGTCAATGAGCTGGAGATGATAGAAACAAAGGTATTCCACATGATTGAGCGGCTGCTTGGGTTACTGCCGCAGATAGAAAGCAGCCATCTTGCCATAGGTGAAACGAATATGTGGCTAACAAATCATCTGGCAGGAGTATTTGTATAGAAAATTCCCACATAGTTTGCGTAGCTGTCCGGAGTTCCCTTCTGATAGGCTTTAGGAAAAAGCACAGGAGGGATCGAAATGATAAACAATGAAGTATTGGAAAAAGCATTAAAGAAACATGAGATCATATCGCCGCTATTGCAGCCGGATCTGGATGAGGCGGAAAAGCGGAGAATACGGCAGGAGATACTTGAGAGGGAAGGAATTTCGGAAAGGACACTTCGGAGGTATCTTGCAGCGTACCGGGAGAATGGTTACGAAGGGCTATTACCAAAGATACGAAAAGATACAGGGCAACAAAGAGCGATATCTCAGGAAATATTAGATCGGGCAATCGAAATAAAACAGGAACTGCCGGAGAGAAGTGTCAGGAGGATCATAAAGATCCTTGAAGGCGAAGGGATTGTCAAAAAAGGAAGTGTCTCCAGAAGCACCTTGTCCAGGCATCTTTTGAAGATGGGCTTTGGTGCAAAAGACTTCAGAAATGTTCGTATAGAAGGAACGACAGCCCGCCGGTTCGTCAAAAACGGAAGGAACACATTGTGGCAGGCAGATATCAAATACGGTCCGTACATACCGACTGCCGACGGCGGTAAGAAACGGACATACATGGTGG encodes the following:
- a CDS encoding helix-turn-helix domain-containing protein, with protein sequence MNCSALGNDIQNVRIKLKLPQAKLTEKLDITTVFVNQIGRGVYKLSIETLEGIADVPHISISYILLDDFENNTKLLSLEHTTLLDSLSVDDAILADDIIKLVAGQRKNVYAVNWLSM
- a CDS encoding DUF6431 domain-containing protein, whose product is MIIAYLGRNVKEYRRNCLKFLERLELICPKCGGKTTFHDRYARHVHMGEEIEWINIFRVICSKCGKTHAIIPDFIRPYKHYSACDSELVLRDQEDGIPLEEIETAASISTLRRWVEEFRQRGRQAAGALRAILYRYYGKFVNELEMIETKVFHMIERLLGLLPQIESSHLAIGETNMWLTNHLAGVFV